The proteins below come from a single Rosa rugosa chromosome 2, drRosRugo1.1, whole genome shotgun sequence genomic window:
- the LOC133733124 gene encoding probable L-type lectin-domain containing receptor kinase S.7, with the protein MNPRKLLAFFFFFFLRRFSSAAAENLSFDFPSFNFRNLTFLGSSHIRNGVVGLTRDLPVPTSSAGSVLYNSPVRFFDPDSNTTASFSTRFTFSFSNLNPSSSSSGDGMSFFLSPNNQTLGSSGAYLGLLNSSLPTHNHFIAVEFDTRQDTHFSDPNDNHVGLDIDTLTSIKTADPIDQDVDLKSGTAITAWIDYKNDQETLKVYLSYSGFKPETPVLNVGIDLSGYLKEVMYVGFSASTEGSTELHEIENWSFRTSGFVPKRPTLHPHNVSDTYVIVSPRLPAPEKGHKRRLGLGLGIAGPAFFCVALVVFGYVSVRKWREVRRVKSFKAEVVAGPRQFSYRELRAATGGFHGSRIIGHGAFGTVYKAFFVASGTIAAVKRSRHSHEGKTEFLAELSIIACLRHKNLVHLQGWCVEKGELLLVYDFMPNGSLERVLYQESEEGNLLDWPHRQNVAIGLASVLTYMHQECEQQVIHRDIKTGNVLLDGNFNAKLGDFGLAKLMDHDKSPVSTLTAGTMGYLAPEYLQYGKATEKTDAFSYGVVILELACGRRPIERIPDCHKMVNLVDWVWGLHSEGRIIDAADQRLAGEFDVEEMRKLLLVGLSCANPDSSKRPTMRRVLQILSNEAEPPAVPRVKPSLSFSCGVSLSVDDIVSDCDGSLTSSMCEIVVN; encoded by the coding sequence ATGAACCCAAGAAAGCTtcttgctttcttcttcttcttcttcctccgccgcttctcctccgccgccgccgagAACCTCAGCTTCGACTTCCCCTCCTTCAACTTCCGCAACCTCACCTTCCTCGGCTCCTCCCACATCCGCAACGGCGTCGTCGGCCTCACCCGCGACCTCCCCGTCCCCACCTCCTCCGCCGGCTCCGTCCTCTACAACTCCCCCGTCCGCTTCTTCGACCCCGACTCCAACACCACCGCCTCCTTCTCCACCCGCTTCACCTTCTCCTTCTCCAACCTCaacccctcctcctcctcctccggcgaCGGCATGTCGTTTTTCCTCTCCCCCAACAACCAGACCCTCGGCAGCTCCGGCGCCTACCTGGGCCTCCTCAACTCCTCCCTCCCCACCCACAACCACTTCATCGCCGTCGAATTCGACACCCGGCAAGATACCCACTTTTCCGACCCGAACGACAACCACGTCGGTCTTGACATCGACACCTTGACCTCCATCAAGACCGCCGACCCCATTGACCAAGATGTTGACTTGAAGAGCGGGACGGCGATCACGGCCTGGATTGACTACAAGAACGACCAAGAAACCCTTAAGGTGTACCTGAGTTACTCCGGGTTCAAACCCGAGACCCCTGTTTTGAACGTGGGGATTGATCTTTCCGGGTATCTGAAGGAGGTTATGTATGTGGGTTTCTCTGCTTCCACTGAGGGAAGCACTGAGCTTCATGAGATTGAGAATTGGAGCTTCAGGACATCTGGGTTTGTGCCGAAAAGGCCCACATTGCATCCTCACAATGTGTCTGATACTTATGTGATTGTCAGTCCAAGGCTGCCGGCGCCGGAGAAGGGACACAAGAGGCGGCTGGGGCTGGGGCTTGGGATTGCCGGGCCGGCCTTCTTTTGTGTTGCGCTGGTGGTTTTCGGGTATGTGAGTGTGAGGAAGTGGAGGGAGGTGAGGAGGGTGAAGAGTTTTAAAGCAGAGGTGGTGGCAGGGCCGAGGCAGTTTAGCTATAGAGAGCTGAGGGCGGCTACAGGAGGGTTTCATGGGAGTAGGATTATTGGGCATGGTGCATTTGGGACTGTGTACAAGGCGTTTTTCGTGGCGTCGGGGACTATTGCGGCGGTGAAGAGGTCCAGGCATTCTcatgaagggaagactgagttTCTTGCTGAGTTGTCTATTATAGCTTGCTTGAGGCACAAGAATTTAGTGCATTTGCAAGGGTGGTGTGTTGAGAAAGGTGAGTTGCTGCTTGTGTATGATTTCATGCCTAATGGTAGTCTTGAGAGAGTGCTTTACCAAGAAAGTGAGGAAGGGAACTTGTTGGATTGGCCTCATAGGCAAAATGTTGCGATTGGTTTGGCGTCTGTTTTGACGTATATGCATCAAGAATGTGAGCAGCAAGTGATTCATAGGGATATTAAGACTGGTAATGTGTTGCTGGATGGGAATTTCAATGCAAAGCTTGGTGATTTTGGATTGGCAAAGCTCATGGATCATGATAAGAGCCCTGTTTCGACGCTGACAGCTGGAACAATGGGGTACCTTGCGCCCGAGTATCTTCAGTATGGGAAAGCAACTGAGAAGACTGATGCTTTCAGCTATGGTGTGGTTATACTTGAATTGGCTTGTGGGAGGAGACCAATTGAGAGAATTCCGGATTGTCACAAAATGGTGAATTTGgttgattgggtttggggacTGCATTCTGAAGGAAGGATTATTGATGCAGCTGATCAGAGGTTGGCTGGGGAGTTTGATGTGGAAGAAATGCGGAAGCTGTTGCTTGTCGGTTTGAGTTGTGCTAACCCAGATAGCTCCAAGAGGCCTACAATGAGGAGAGTTCTACAAATCTTGAGTAATGAGGCAGAACCTCCAGCTGTGCCGAGGGTTAAGCCAAGTCTCAGTTTCTCTTGTGGCGTGTCTTTGTCTGTCGATGACATTGTTTCAGATTGTGATGGCAGCCTCACCAGCTCAATGTGCGAGATTGTTGTCAACTGA
- the LOC133733353 gene encoding poly(A)-specific ribonuclease PARN isoform X1, protein MNTHRPVRALSRALSRALSQSTSSSAAQPSFPLKNVTKSNFEPVLVELRRHVAAADFVAVDLEMSGVTSAPWRDSLEFDRSDVSYLKVKDSAEKFAVLQFGVCPFRWDSSKKSFIAHPHNFYVFPRQELPVESPTYEFLCQTTSIDFLAKYQFDFNMCIHEGISYLSRGQENEALRRFHLAYEDGSKLKEVRDAPLVKMADTLFTERMKNTFTEWRDGLFRNKNGGFQFQGISNDRQQHLETIFFKMRPALSLNGFTSHQLKLIQLVIRRHFQDLSYVQVNGENSCQQQLVVHTDSKDDRESLMKEVKDEHLRQAETKVQAAVGFRHVIDLLSSEKKLIVGHNCFLDIAHIYSKFVGPLPSTAEEFVSSVNKCFPHILDTKVLLNANIGLQQRMKKSQTSLSSAFASLCPQISLGAKSTDLAFQLCVKVEVQVDDLRSSNWNSGAKHEAGYDAFMTGCVFAQACSHLGIDFEACLPSEKLSHNEKLQKHINLLFLSWSKGDVIDLTTGNKNAMSVGSKNNKKRYLQISYEKIALIWGFSSKLKAREIRECISKVFGLTSVVSIYHLDETAVFVQFNKEKLVSEFLSLKDTLERKDGPASVLHPLAGLLEGGNTRAADYETYKEICSSPNAKVLFADQAEAFGIQWKTKLVEAKASLCLGCESSGEKNALNPASKSDEKSERKNMENVQSDSSTACVSNYKIIDSLIASRGDKIRTNL, encoded by the exons ATGAACACTCACCGCCCGGTGAGGGCGCTGTCACGTGCCCTGTCACGTGCCCTATCCCAGTCtacctcctcctccgccgcacAACCCTCGTTCCCTCTGAAAAACGTGACCAAATCGAACTTCGAGCCGGTTCTCGTCGAGCTCCGCCGCCACGTCGCCGCCGCCGACTTCGTGGCCGTCGACCTCGAAATGAGCGGAGTCACCAGCGCGCCGTGGCGGGACTCGTTGGAGTTCGACCGCTCTGACGTCAGCTACCTCAAGGTCAAGGACTCGGCGGAGAAGTTCGCCGTGCTTCAGTTCGGCGTTTGCCCCTTTCGCTGGGACTCCtccaagaaatccttcattgcTCATCC GCACAATTTCTATGTTTTTCCACGTCAAGAGCTTCCTGTCGAAAGCCCCACTTATGAGTTTCTCTGCCAGACTACATCAATTGACTTCTTAGCTAAATACCAGTTCGATTTCAATATGTGTATACATGAAG GAATATCTTATTTATCTAGAGGGCAGGAAAATGAAGCACTGAGACGTTTTCATTTGGCATATGAGGATGGATCTAAGTTGAAAGAAGTAAGGGATGCCCCTTTGGTTAAGATGGCTGACACTCTCTTCACTGAACGGATGAAGAATACATTTACTGAGTGGCGTGATGGGTTGTTCAGAAATAAAAATGGAGGGTTCCAATTTCAGGGAATCTCAAATGACCGCCAGCAACATTTAGAAACCATTTTTTTCAAGATGCGTCCTGCTCTTAGTCTAAATGGATTTACATCTCATCAGCTTAAATTGATTCAACTG GTCATTAGAAGGCATTTCCAAGATCTTTCTTATGTTCAGGTAAATGGGGAAAATTCATGTCAACAGCAACTAGTTGTGCATACAGATTCGAAGGATGACAGGGAGTCACTTATG AAAGAGGTGAAGGATGAGCATCTTAGACAAGCAGAGACCAAGGTTCAAGCTGCGGTGGGGTTTCGTCATGTTATTGACCTTCTTTCCTCAGAAAAAAAGCTGATTGTTGGTCACAATTGCTTTCTGG ATATTGCACATATATACAGCAAATTTGTAGGTCCTCTTCCTTCAACTGCTGAAGAATTTGTATCTTCTGTTAACAAGTGTTTTCCGCACATCCTTGACACCAAAGTACTCTTGAATGCTAATATTGGGCTTCAACAACGGATGAAGAAATCCCAAACATCACTCTCGTCAGCATTTGCATCATTATGTCCACAAATTTCACTGGGGGCGAAAAGCACTGATCTGGCATTCCAATTGTGTGTCAAGGTTGAGGTTCAGGTTGATGATTTGAG GTCCTCCAACTGGAATTCTGGAGCCAAACATGAAGCTGGATATGATGCTTTTATGACAGGATGTGTCTTTGCTCAGGCCTGCAGTCATCTAGGTATTGATTTTGAAGCATGTTTGCCCTCTGAAAAGTTGTCCCACAATGAAAAGCTCCAGAAGCACATCAACCTTCTATTCCTTAGTTGGAGTAAAGGAGATGTTATTGATTTAACAACTGGAAATAAGAATGCGATGTCTGTAGGATCTAAGAACAACAAAAAACGTTACTTGCAGATTTCATATGAGAAAATTGCTTTAATATGGGGATTTTCATCCAAGCTCAAGGCACGAGAGATAAGAGAATGCATCTCCAAAGTCTTTGGCCTGACCTCAGTTGTATCTATCTATCACTTGGATGAAACTGCAGTGTTTGTTCAGTTTAATAAGGAGAAATTGGTCTCTGAGTTTCTCAGTTTGAAGGACACTTTAGAGAGAAAAGATGGTCCTGCCTCGGTTTTGCATCCTCTTGCAGGACTTTTGGAAGGTGGAAATACCCGAGCTGCTGATTATGAAACTTACAAAGAAATTTGTAGTTCACCCAACGCAAAAGTCTTGTTTGCAGATCAGGCAGAGGCATTTGGTATCCAATGGAAAACCAAGTTGGTCGAAGCTAAGGCATCATTGTGCCTAGGATGTGAGAGTTCAGGTGAAAAAAATGCTTTGAATCCTGCTTCAAAGTCCGATGAAAAATCTGAAAGAAAGAACATGGAAAATGTGCAGAGTGATTCATCTACTGCATGTGTCTCAAACTATAAGATTATAGATTCTTTGATTGCTTCTAGAGGCGATAAGATCAGAACTAATTTGTGA
- the LOC133733353 gene encoding poly(A)-specific ribonuclease PARN isoform X2, translating to MNTHRPVRALSRALSRALSQSTSSSAAQPSFPLKNVTKSNFEPVLVELRRHVAAADFVAVDLEMSGVTSAPWRDSLEFDRSDVSYLKVKDSAEKFAVLQFGVCPFRWDSSKKSFIAHPHNFYVFPRQELPVESPTYEFLCQTTSIDFLAKYQFDFNMCIHEGISYLSRGQENEALRRFHLAYEDGSKLKEVRDAPLVKMADTLFTERMKNTFTEWRDGLFRNKNGGFQFQGISNDRQQHLETIFFKMRPALSLNGFTSHQLKLIQLVIRRHFQDLSYVQVNGENSCQQQLVVHTDSKDDRESLMKEVKDEHLRQAETKVQAAVGFRHVIDLLSSEKKLIVGHNCFLDIAHIYSKFVGPLPSTAEEFVSSVNKCFPHILDTKVLLNANIGLQQRMKKSQTSLSSAFASLCPQISLGAKSTDLAFQLCVKVEVQVDDLRSSNWNSGAKHEAGYDAFMTGCVFAQACSHLDFI from the exons ATGAACACTCACCGCCCGGTGAGGGCGCTGTCACGTGCCCTGTCACGTGCCCTATCCCAGTCtacctcctcctccgccgcacAACCCTCGTTCCCTCTGAAAAACGTGACCAAATCGAACTTCGAGCCGGTTCTCGTCGAGCTCCGCCGCCACGTCGCCGCCGCCGACTTCGTGGCCGTCGACCTCGAAATGAGCGGAGTCACCAGCGCGCCGTGGCGGGACTCGTTGGAGTTCGACCGCTCTGACGTCAGCTACCTCAAGGTCAAGGACTCGGCGGAGAAGTTCGCCGTGCTTCAGTTCGGCGTTTGCCCCTTTCGCTGGGACTCCtccaagaaatccttcattgcTCATCC GCACAATTTCTATGTTTTTCCACGTCAAGAGCTTCCTGTCGAAAGCCCCACTTATGAGTTTCTCTGCCAGACTACATCAATTGACTTCTTAGCTAAATACCAGTTCGATTTCAATATGTGTATACATGAAG GAATATCTTATTTATCTAGAGGGCAGGAAAATGAAGCACTGAGACGTTTTCATTTGGCATATGAGGATGGATCTAAGTTGAAAGAAGTAAGGGATGCCCCTTTGGTTAAGATGGCTGACACTCTCTTCACTGAACGGATGAAGAATACATTTACTGAGTGGCGTGATGGGTTGTTCAGAAATAAAAATGGAGGGTTCCAATTTCAGGGAATCTCAAATGACCGCCAGCAACATTTAGAAACCATTTTTTTCAAGATGCGTCCTGCTCTTAGTCTAAATGGATTTACATCTCATCAGCTTAAATTGATTCAACTG GTCATTAGAAGGCATTTCCAAGATCTTTCTTATGTTCAGGTAAATGGGGAAAATTCATGTCAACAGCAACTAGTTGTGCATACAGATTCGAAGGATGACAGGGAGTCACTTATG AAAGAGGTGAAGGATGAGCATCTTAGACAAGCAGAGACCAAGGTTCAAGCTGCGGTGGGGTTTCGTCATGTTATTGACCTTCTTTCCTCAGAAAAAAAGCTGATTGTTGGTCACAATTGCTTTCTGG ATATTGCACATATATACAGCAAATTTGTAGGTCCTCTTCCTTCAACTGCTGAAGAATTTGTATCTTCTGTTAACAAGTGTTTTCCGCACATCCTTGACACCAAAGTACTCTTGAATGCTAATATTGGGCTTCAACAACGGATGAAGAAATCCCAAACATCACTCTCGTCAGCATTTGCATCATTATGTCCACAAATTTCACTGGGGGCGAAAAGCACTGATCTGGCATTCCAATTGTGTGTCAAGGTTGAGGTTCAGGTTGATGATTTGAG GTCCTCCAACTGGAATTCTGGAGCCAAACATGAAGCTGGATATGATGCTTTTATGACAGGATGTGTCTTTGCTCAGGCCTGCAGTCATCTAG ATTTCATATGA